From the Alloalcanivorax dieselolei B5 genome, one window contains:
- a CDS encoding OmpP1/FadL family transporter, translating into MKIKGAILAGSALSLAVSSAMGSGFSVSYQSVSALGTAYAGSGVLSEDASNQWYNPATLAGLKQAQVSVAGHQVWIDTDFKADGVGGPGNFKDVEPFVGSAFLAVPINDTMTFGLGLTAPFGTKIEYQSGWGNAVAPGITSGDFYAQESDVKTVNINPSLGIQVTDRLNLGVGVSYQRIDADLQNAATRLEGDDDAVGWNVGLTYQADDNNRFGVAYRSKMEYTVDGDITFHPAATGAPVDMKFDGKADIDLPASLQLSYAGNMTERTQLLLGVEWMEWSDLSTLEVKHGGPAPLPNPAVENFDWENTVRYSLGLRHTLTNDTVLRFGVAKEDATQGTSNRSAASPDSDRVWVTLGAGFKPTDNMSIDVGYAHIFVSDADISRQDGTKPPLSGTYELDANVVGAQLNYTF; encoded by the coding sequence ATGAAAATAAAAGGTGCGATTCTGGCAGGATCGGCGCTGTCACTGGCGGTGAGTTCGGCAATGGGTTCCGGGTTCTCTGTCTCTTATCAATCCGTTTCCGCTCTTGGTACCGCCTACGCGGGATCCGGGGTGCTCAGTGAAGACGCCTCCAATCAATGGTATAACCCGGCGACTCTGGCTGGCCTGAAGCAGGCACAGGTCTCCGTGGCCGGTCATCAGGTCTGGATCGACACCGACTTCAAAGCCGATGGTGTGGGTGGTCCAGGCAACTTCAAGGATGTGGAACCGTTTGTCGGCAGCGCCTTCCTGGCGGTACCGATCAACGACACCATGACCTTTGGTCTGGGGCTGACCGCGCCGTTCGGCACCAAGATCGAGTACCAGAGCGGCTGGGGTAACGCCGTGGCTCCGGGCATTACCTCCGGTGATTTCTACGCGCAGGAATCCGACGTCAAGACCGTGAACATCAACCCGTCCCTGGGCATTCAGGTCACCGACCGATTGAACCTGGGTGTGGGTGTCAGCTATCAGCGCATCGACGCGGATCTGCAAAACGCCGCCACCCGTCTGGAAGGCGACGATGACGCGGTGGGCTGGAATGTCGGCCTGACCTACCAGGCGGACGACAACAACCGCTTTGGTGTGGCCTATCGCTCCAAAATGGAATACACCGTGGACGGTGATATCACCTTCCATCCGGCTGCCACGGGTGCGCCTGTTGACATGAAGTTCGATGGCAAAGCCGACATCGATCTGCCGGCCAGCCTGCAGCTTTCCTACGCCGGTAACATGACCGAGCGTACCCAATTGCTGCTGGGCGTCGAATGGATGGAGTGGAGCGATCTGAGCACACTGGAAGTCAAACACGGTGGCCCGGCTCCGTTGCCGAACCCCGCCGTGGAAAACTTCGACTGGGAGAACACCGTGCGTTACTCCCTGGGTCTGCGCCACACTCTGACCAACGACACCGTGTTGCGCTTCGGCGTGGCCAAGGAAGACGCCACCCAAGGTACCTCCAACCGGTCCGCGGCGTCTCCGGACTCCGATCGCGTCTGGGTTACCCTCGGTGCGGGCTTCAAGCCCACCGACAACATGAGCATCGATGTGGGTTACGCGCATATCTTCGTCAGCGACGCGGATATCAGCCGTCAGGACGGCACCAAGCCGCCCCTGTCCGGCACCTACGAACTGGATGCCAACGTAGTGGGCGCACAGCTCAACTACACCTTCTGA
- a CDS encoding Nif3-like dinuclear metal center hexameric protein, producing MLKRDRLLSVLDTELQSHRFKDYCPNGLQVEGREQVRHLVTGVTACQALIDAAIVEEADAILVHHGYFWKNEDARVRGMKKQRLQSLLRHDISLFAYHLPLDAHPELGNNAQLARRLGLMVEGGLQPQDSFPIGNVGRLDGPMTADEFASHVESVLGRQVLHIGDTQDEIETLAWCTGAAQGFIDQAQALGVDAYLSGEISEPTTHFARETGIHYFACGHHATERYGVQAVGEWLADEYGLEHTFIDIDNPV from the coding sequence ATGCTGAAACGAGACCGTCTGTTGTCGGTGCTGGACACCGAGCTGCAAAGTCACCGGTTCAAGGACTACTGCCCCAACGGCCTGCAAGTGGAGGGGCGCGAGCAGGTGCGTCATCTGGTCACCGGCGTCACCGCCTGTCAGGCGTTGATTGATGCCGCCATCGTCGAGGAAGCGGACGCGATTCTGGTGCATCACGGCTACTTCTGGAAGAACGAGGACGCCCGGGTGCGCGGCATGAAGAAGCAGCGCCTGCAGAGTCTGTTACGGCATGACATCAGCCTGTTCGCCTATCACTTGCCCCTGGATGCCCACCCCGAGCTGGGCAACAATGCGCAGCTGGCGCGGCGTCTGGGCCTGATGGTGGAAGGTGGGCTGCAGCCGCAGGACAGCTTTCCGATTGGCAACGTGGGGCGTCTGGACGGACCGATGACCGCCGACGAGTTCGCCTCCCATGTGGAATCGGTACTGGGGCGTCAGGTGCTGCATATCGGCGATACCCAGGACGAGATCGAGACCCTGGCCTGGTGCACCGGTGCCGCCCAGGGCTTTATCGATCAGGCCCAGGCGCTGGGCGTGGACGCCTACCTGAGCGGTGAGATTTCCGAACCCACCACCCATTTCGCCCGGGAAACCGGCATTCATTATTTCGCCTGCGGCCATCACGCCACCGAGCGCTACGGCGTGCAGGCGGTGGGGGAATGGCTGGCGGATGAATACGGTCTGGAACACACCTTCATCGACATCGACAACCCGGTTTGA
- a CDS encoding YhcB family protein yields MDMLTTNLISFVVGLVLGAGLLYWLLPARRQSSRVLRDRDDARQALNHYRDQVDHHFLRTAELVNELTNAYRAVHQQLSEGASELCSEAGRQRAAAKSLDAAGEQNMPVSQPLDYAPKAKGTLAEDFGLRANPDGPFEPVNVDDNAKPANFVEPPRDYADVDSESDDKKA; encoded by the coding sequence ATGGATATGCTGACAACCAATCTGATCTCATTCGTCGTGGGCCTGGTGCTGGGCGCCGGCTTGCTTTATTGGCTGCTGCCCGCGCGCCGCCAGTCCAGCCGCGTGCTGCGCGACCGCGATGACGCCCGTCAGGCGCTCAATCACTATCGGGATCAGGTGGATCATCATTTCCTGCGTACCGCCGAGTTGGTCAACGAACTGACCAACGCCTATCGCGCGGTACATCAGCAATTGTCCGAAGGCGCCAGTGAATTGTGCAGTGAAGCGGGCCGTCAGCGGGCCGCCGCCAAATCCCTGGACGCCGCTGGCGAACAGAATATGCCGGTATCACAACCGCTGGATTACGCGCCCAAGGCCAAGGGCACTCTGGCCGAGGATTTCGGTCTGCGCGCCAATCCGGACGGTCCGTTCGAACCGGTCAACGTGGACGACAACGCGAAACCGGCGAACTTCGTCGAGCCGCCGCGGGATTACGCGGACGTGGACAGCGAAAGCGACGACAAGAAAGCCTGA
- the sat gene encoding sulfate adenylyltransferase, with product MSQLVKPHGSDTLKILLLEGSEREQALQAAETLPKITLSSRERGDLIMFGIGGFTPLDGFMGKADWQSVCDNMTLADGVFWPIPITLSTDAATAEGLKEGQDVALVDEAGEIMGVLTLTEKYGIDKAHECQQVFKTTDEEHPGVKMVMAQGEVNLAGPVKVFSQGEFPRKYAGIYMTPTETRAMFEEKGWKTVAAFQTRNPMHRSHEHLAKIAIEICDGVMVHSLLGNLKPGDIPAEVRQEAIGTLIDKYFVKNTVVQSGYPLDMRYAGPREALLHALFRQNYGCSHLIVGRDHAGVGDYYGPFDAHHIFDEIADDALITQPLKIDWTFWCDKCGTMASMRTCPHEAEDRVLVSGTKLRKLLSEGGDVPDNFSRPEVLEVLRRYYEGLQEHEKVKVELKGHSAR from the coding sequence ATGTCACAACTGGTGAAACCGCATGGCAGCGATACGCTGAAGATCCTGCTGCTGGAAGGCTCCGAGCGGGAGCAGGCGCTGCAAGCCGCTGAGACCCTGCCGAAAATCACCCTCAGCTCGCGGGAGCGGGGTGACCTGATCATGTTCGGCATCGGCGGTTTCACCCCCCTGGACGGGTTCATGGGCAAGGCGGACTGGCAGAGCGTGTGTGACAACATGACGCTGGCGGACGGCGTGTTCTGGCCGATCCCGATCACCCTGTCCACCGACGCGGCCACCGCCGAGGGCCTGAAAGAAGGGCAGGACGTGGCGCTGGTGGACGAGGCCGGTGAGATCATGGGTGTGCTGACGCTGACCGAAAAGTACGGCATCGACAAGGCCCACGAATGCCAGCAGGTGTTCAAGACCACCGATGAAGAGCACCCGGGCGTGAAGATGGTGATGGCCCAGGGCGAGGTCAATCTGGCCGGGCCGGTCAAGGTGTTCAGCCAGGGCGAGTTCCCCAGAAAATACGCCGGCATCTACATGACGCCTACCGAAACCCGCGCCATGTTCGAGGAAAAAGGCTGGAAAACCGTGGCCGCTTTCCAGACCCGGAACCCGATGCACCGCTCCCACGAGCACCTGGCGAAAATCGCCATCGAGATCTGCGATGGTGTCATGGTGCATTCCCTGCTGGGCAACCTGAAACCCGGCGATATCCCCGCCGAGGTGCGCCAGGAAGCCATCGGCACCCTGATCGACAAGTACTTCGTGAAGAACACCGTGGTGCAATCCGGCTACCCGCTGGACATGCGTTATGCCGGACCTCGCGAGGCGCTGCTGCACGCCCTGTTCCGTCAGAACTACGGCTGTTCCCATTTGATCGTCGGTCGTGACCATGCCGGCGTGGGCGATTACTACGGTCCGTTCGACGCCCACCATATCTTCGATGAAATCGCCGATGACGCGCTGATCACCCAGCCGCTGAAAATCGATTGGACTTTCTGGTGCGACAAGTGCGGCACCATGGCATCCATGCGCACCTGTCCGCACGAAGCGGAAGACCGGGTACTGGTTTCCGGCACCAAGCTGCGCAAGCTGCTGAGCGAAGGCGGTGATGTACCGGATAACTTCAGCCGTCCGGAAGTGCTGGAAGTGCTGCGCCGTTACTACGAAGGGCTGCAAGAGCACGAGAAGGTGAAAGTGGAGCTGAAAGGCCACTCCGCCCGCTGA
- a CDS encoding lipoprotein: MFRVALLLFFIPLVACRSSGGEPVPQDDVTELTLYGDSHARINEVVGIVAVLPDRYDQYQWTQLDGTPVALPDRHGPAISFRVSDPGLYRFRFQAGSDQGSVSDEFAVTVADDGEPARAALRADRSVSAGGRTSLRFWLDDEAPASAPRFRQLSGPAAALAYGSDPALLYLSAPDVPGDRVLVFEASVDTAEGTFTDLARVVIRNRPPVTSPYFCAGDGANCATTVPLQEVRAHRRDSAYRPALERCVYHNQLDGARLCRVSELPPLGGQGDLPTVERIMDRVLVSHDWMGERFEALLRDPELQADLRHLLRPVTAVVISSDLRPSFYWALTGAIYLDPRYLWLTPEERDLINEQPDARSGFGEDLPFRIVSRFLSDHGPMPALPAAGERAVISEDRLRPRLANTLYHELAHANDYLPPSVLPFLDDELRIVDEVNRRTPVSATLPGGPRDANLAQLARVRYYGDPITEAQKQLDPDQVADGFFADVTNDFYAYTTPREDLAMLFEEALTGFRLGYQRDLAVTDTDYVVRQGWRHRIAQTGVAERAGYALDRIYPEQAPAIRSHIESLTPEPLCAGGPFVSSGPECATPMAFPASPGAYQYQPEPHEHFSPPSVRR; the protein is encoded by the coding sequence ATGTTCAGAGTCGCACTACTGCTGTTTTTTATACCGCTGGTGGCTTGCCGCTCCAGTGGTGGCGAGCCGGTGCCTCAAGATGACGTCACCGAACTGACCCTGTATGGCGACAGCCACGCTCGTATCAATGAAGTGGTGGGCATCGTCGCCGTTTTGCCGGATCGGTACGACCAATACCAATGGACACAGCTGGACGGCACGCCGGTGGCATTACCGGACCGCCACGGTCCGGCGATCAGCTTCCGGGTCAGCGATCCCGGCCTTTATCGATTCCGTTTCCAGGCCGGCTCGGACCAGGGCAGCGTCAGCGATGAGTTTGCCGTCACGGTGGCGGATGATGGCGAGCCGGCCCGGGCCGCTCTGCGTGCGGATCGCTCGGTCAGTGCCGGCGGGCGCACCTCCCTGCGTTTCTGGCTGGATGACGAAGCGCCGGCCTCGGCCCCGCGGTTTCGTCAACTGAGCGGCCCCGCCGCCGCCCTCGCCTACGGTAGTGACCCGGCGCTGCTGTACCTGAGCGCGCCCGATGTGCCGGGCGATCGGGTACTGGTGTTCGAAGCCAGCGTTGATACCGCCGAAGGTACCTTCACTGACCTGGCGCGGGTAGTGATACGCAATCGTCCGCCGGTGACCAGCCCCTACTTCTGTGCCGGCGACGGCGCCAACTGTGCCACCACAGTGCCGCTACAGGAAGTGCGAGCCCATCGGCGGGATTCCGCTTATCGACCGGCTTTGGAACGCTGCGTTTATCACAATCAACTGGATGGCGCCCGGCTATGCCGGGTGTCGGAACTGCCGCCATTGGGAGGGCAGGGAGATTTGCCCACGGTGGAGCGGATCATGGACCGGGTGCTGGTCAGCCACGACTGGATGGGCGAGCGTTTCGAAGCGTTGTTACGCGACCCCGAGTTGCAAGCGGATTTGCGTCATCTGCTGCGGCCGGTGACCGCCGTGGTGATCTCCAGCGACCTGCGCCCCTCGTTTTACTGGGCGCTCACCGGCGCCATCTACCTGGATCCCCGCTACCTGTGGCTCACTCCGGAAGAGCGGGATCTGATCAACGAGCAGCCGGATGCCCGCAGTGGTTTCGGTGAAGACCTGCCGTTCCGGATCGTCAGCCGTTTTCTCTCCGACCACGGGCCGATGCCCGCTTTGCCCGCCGCCGGTGAGCGGGCCGTGATCAGCGAAGATCGCTTGCGCCCCCGACTGGCCAACACCCTCTATCACGAACTGGCCCACGCCAACGATTATCTGCCGCCCTCCGTGCTTCCCTTTCTGGACGATGAACTGCGTATCGTCGACGAGGTCAATCGCCGCACGCCGGTGTCCGCCACCTTGCCCGGCGGCCCACGGGACGCCAACCTCGCCCAACTGGCCCGGGTCCGCTATTACGGCGACCCCATCACCGAAGCGCAGAAACAACTGGACCCGGATCAGGTGGCGGACGGGTTCTTCGCCGACGTCACCAACGACTTCTACGCCTACACCACGCCCCGCGAAGACCTGGCCATGCTGTTCGAAGAGGCCCTGACGGGATTTCGTCTGGGATACCAACGGGATCTCGCCGTCACCGACACCGACTATGTGGTGCGCCAGGGCTGGCGGCATCGCATCGCGCAAACCGGAGTGGCGGAGCGGGCGGGGTATGCGCTGGACCGGATCTATCCCGAACAGGCTCCGGCCATCCGCTCCCACATAGAAAGCCTCACTCCGGAGCCGCTATGCGCGGGGGGGCCGTTCGTATCCAGTGGCCCTGAATGCGCGACGCCAATGGCCTTCCCGGCATCGCCGGGAGCGTACCAATACCAGCCGGAGCCGCACGAGCACTTTTCCCCACCTTCGGTGCGGCGTTAG
- the zapE gene encoding cell division protein ZapE, translating into MTPLEKYQADLASPDFVHDAAQEEAVRALDSLYHRLLKPRNGGGLLDRLRKRKPTPEMGLYMWGGVGRGKTYLMDVFFEALPFEEKRRMHFHRFMQRIHREMRARQGEKNPLTNIAREFAQRYRVLCFDEFFVTDITDAMILGTIMETLFDQGVTLVATSNIEPDGLYKDGLQRARFLPAIALIKQYTRVLNVDGGKDYRLRLLEQAELYHCPLGPEADRFICERFEALSGDHGRRREQGNILVEGRKIATLKSADDVVWFEFEALCDGPRSQNDYIEIAREFHTVLVSDVERMGVGTDDRARRFINLVDEFYDRGVKLVMTAEVPIEDLYAGGRLEFEFERTRSRLLEMQSQEYLASEHLA; encoded by the coding sequence ATGACGCCGCTAGAGAAGTATCAGGCCGATCTGGCCAGCCCGGATTTTGTTCACGATGCTGCCCAGGAAGAGGCTGTGCGGGCCCTGGATTCTCTCTATCACCGGTTGCTTAAGCCGCGCAATGGCGGCGGTTTACTGGACCGGCTGCGCAAGCGCAAGCCAACACCGGAAATGGGCCTGTATATGTGGGGCGGCGTGGGGCGCGGCAAGACCTACCTGATGGATGTGTTCTTCGAGGCGCTGCCGTTCGAGGAGAAGCGGCGCATGCACTTCCACCGCTTCATGCAGCGGATCCACCGGGAAATGCGTGCCCGCCAGGGGGAGAAAAACCCGCTCACCAATATTGCCCGGGAATTCGCCCAACGTTATCGGGTGCTGTGTTTCGACGAGTTTTTCGTCACCGACATTACCGACGCCATGATTCTCGGCACCATCATGGAGACCCTGTTCGACCAGGGGGTGACGCTGGTGGCCACGTCCAATATCGAGCCGGACGGTCTTTACAAGGACGGCCTGCAACGGGCCCGTTTCCTGCCGGCTATCGCCTTGATCAAGCAGTACACCCGGGTGCTCAACGTGGACGGCGGCAAGGATTACCGGTTGCGCTTGCTGGAGCAGGCCGAGTTGTACCATTGCCCGCTGGGGCCGGAAGCGGACCGCTTTATTTGCGAACGTTTCGAGGCGCTTTCCGGTGATCATGGCCGCCGCCGGGAGCAGGGCAATATTCTGGTGGAAGGGCGCAAGATCGCCACCCTGAAGTCCGCCGATGATGTGGTCTGGTTCGAGTTCGAGGCGCTCTGTGACGGCCCGCGCAGCCAGAATGATTACATCGAAATCGCACGGGAATTCCATACCGTGCTGGTGTCCGATGTGGAACGCATGGGTGTGGGCACCGACGATCGCGCCCGCCGTTTCATCAACCTGGTCGACGAATTCTATGACCGCGGGGTCAAGCTGGTGATGACCGCCGAGGTGCCGATCGAGGACCTTTATGCGGGTGGGCGCCTGGAGTTCGAATTCGAGCGCACCCGCAGCCGTTTGCTGGAAATGCAATCGCAGGAATACCTGGCGAGCGAGCATCTGGCCTGA
- a CDS encoding alpha/beta hydrolase yields the protein MSSERLLLDGPEGKLEAVLEGTTENPRMIAIICHPHPLFGGTMDNKVVTTLSRAAREADAAVVRFNFRGVGASQGAYSEGIGETEDLVAVHNWLSKRYPGLPFWLAGFSFGTFVAARGAEVLAANGSGPKALFLVAPAVHNYPFDEIESVGCPVTVVQGEDDEVVPVDKVFRWVETTPLAPDLIRFPESGHFFHGHLLELRDVAASRLP from the coding sequence ATGAGCTCGGAACGGCTGTTGCTGGATGGGCCGGAAGGCAAACTCGAGGCCGTACTGGAAGGGACCACCGAAAACCCGCGGATGATCGCCATTATCTGTCATCCCCATCCGTTGTTCGGCGGCACCATGGACAATAAAGTCGTCACCACCCTGAGTCGTGCCGCCCGCGAGGCGGATGCCGCCGTGGTGCGGTTCAACTTTCGCGGTGTCGGCGCCAGCCAGGGCGCTTACAGTGAGGGCATTGGCGAAACCGAGGACCTGGTGGCAGTGCATAACTGGCTGAGTAAGCGTTATCCGGGATTGCCGTTCTGGCTGGCGGGGTTTTCCTTTGGCACTTTCGTGGCCGCCCGTGGCGCCGAGGTTCTGGCCGCCAATGGCAGCGGACCCAAGGCGCTGTTTCTGGTGGCGCCGGCGGTGCACAACTACCCCTTTGACGAGATCGAATCGGTCGGCTGCCCGGTGACGGTGGTTCAGGGAGAAGACGACGAAGTGGTGCCGGTGGACAAGGTGTTCCGCTGGGTCGAGACCACACCCTTGGCGCCGGACCTGATCCGTTTCCCCGAAAGCGGTCATTTTTTCCACGGCCATCTGCTGGAATTGCGCGACGTGGCCGCTTCGCGGCTGCCGTGA
- a CDS encoding diacylglycerol/lipid kinase family protein — MNITVIFNPTAGGGRDRRLRHFIRTLEQGGARVRLYHTRAPGDAIRYLKGLEDQGNCVVAAGGDGTVNEVLNGLRPGVALALFPIGTANVLAKELGLPRRPEAAAKVVLSGRSLPVTPATLNGRRFMVMCGVGYDAWVVDQVDLILKRRIGKLAYALSMIRQLARYGKVSYRVSVDGRPLDCFSAVITNGRYYGGSFVLSRQANIARAKLQVLLFQRSGVWFLLGCLVALMMGRLERRDGVASVSAEKVTVEVSRYLAGSAVRPVGEAAWPRPGPEPIQADGDPAGWLPAEIVLENQAVPVRVPQ, encoded by the coding sequence ATGAACATAACCGTTATTTTCAATCCCACCGCCGGCGGCGGTCGGGACCGCCGGCTGCGGCATTTCATCCGGACCCTGGAGCAGGGCGGCGCTCGCGTCCGCCTCTATCACACCCGCGCTCCCGGGGATGCGATTCGCTATCTGAAAGGCCTGGAAGACCAGGGCAATTGCGTGGTGGCGGCCGGCGGTGACGGCACGGTCAATGAGGTGCTCAACGGGTTGCGGCCCGGTGTGGCGCTGGCGTTGTTCCCGATCGGCACCGCCAATGTGCTGGCCAAGGAACTGGGGCTGCCGCGCCGTCCGGAAGCAGCGGCGAAGGTGGTTCTGTCCGGCCGCTCCCTGCCGGTGACGCCGGCGACGCTCAATGGCCGCCGCTTCATGGTCATGTGCGGGGTGGGCTACGACGCCTGGGTGGTCGATCAAGTGGACCTGATTCTGAAACGGCGGATCGGCAAACTGGCTTACGCCCTCAGCATGATCCGGCAGTTGGCCCGCTACGGCAAAGTGAGCTACCGGGTGTCGGTGGATGGCCGGCCCCTGGACTGTTTCTCCGCGGTGATCACCAATGGCCGTTATTACGGCGGCAGTTTCGTGCTCAGCCGGCAGGCCAACATTGCCCGCGCCAAGTTGCAGGTGCTGCTGTTTCAGCGCTCCGGGGTGTGGTTTCTGTTGGGATGCCTGGTGGCGCTGATGATGGGGCGGCTGGAACGGCGGGACGGCGTGGCCTCGGTGAGCGCGGAGAAAGTCACCGTGGAAGTATCCCGGTATCTGGCCGGCAGTGCAGTCCGACCGGTGGGCGAGGCGGCCTGGCCGAGACCGGGGCCGGAGCCGATCCAGGCGGACGGCGATCCCGCCGGTTGGTTACCGGCGGAAATCGTGCTGGAGAATCAGGCGGTGCCGGTCCGGGTGCCGCAGTAG
- a CDS encoding acyl-CoA dehydrogenase family protein, whose product MIPRTLFSSDHEAFRDTVRRFLENEAVPHHEQWEEEGQVPRELWRKAGEQGFLCPMVSEAYGGIGADFLYSVVVSEEVSRAGLTGIGWGLHTEIVAPYIEHYGSEALKQKYLPKMVTGELISAIAMSEPGAGSDLQGVKTNAVKQGDHYILNGSKTFITNGQNADIVIVVAKTDAEKGAKGISLLLVEAGTPGFEKGKNLKKVGMKAQDTSELFFQDVKVPAENLIGEEGMGFIYLMQELPQERLGIAINGLAMAESAFEHTLNYVKERTAFGRRVADFQNTQFKLAEMHTKLEVARAYVDRCLELHLKKELDVPTAAGAKYYVSDLQCEIVDECVQLHGGYGYMWEYPVARMFADSRVQRIYGGTNEIMKTIISRALLAG is encoded by the coding sequence ATGATCCCCCGTACCCTGTTCAGTTCCGACCACGAAGCTTTCCGCGATACCGTCCGCCGTTTTCTGGAAAATGAAGCCGTGCCTCACCATGAACAATGGGAAGAGGAGGGGCAGGTACCGCGCGAATTGTGGCGTAAAGCGGGGGAGCAAGGGTTTCTGTGCCCGATGGTCAGCGAAGCCTACGGTGGCATCGGCGCGGATTTCCTGTACAGCGTGGTGGTTAGCGAGGAGGTGTCCCGCGCCGGCCTGACCGGTATCGGCTGGGGGCTGCATACCGAGATCGTCGCTCCCTATATCGAGCACTATGGCTCGGAGGCGCTCAAGCAGAAGTACCTGCCGAAGATGGTGACCGGTGAGCTGATCAGCGCCATCGCCATGAGTGAACCTGGCGCCGGCTCGGACCTGCAAGGGGTCAAGACCAATGCGGTGAAGCAGGGCGATCACTACATCCTGAACGGCTCCAAAACCTTCATCACCAATGGTCAGAACGCCGATATCGTCATCGTGGTGGCCAAGACCGACGCGGAGAAGGGGGCCAAGGGCATCAGTCTGCTGTTGGTGGAAGCGGGTACGCCGGGCTTCGAGAAGGGCAAGAACCTGAAGAAGGTGGGCATGAAGGCCCAGGACACCTCCGAACTGTTCTTCCAGGACGTGAAAGTGCCGGCGGAGAACCTGATCGGCGAGGAGGGCATGGGCTTCATTTACCTGATGCAGGAATTGCCTCAGGAACGTCTGGGCATCGCCATCAACGGCCTGGCCATGGCGGAAAGCGCGTTCGAGCATACCCTCAACTACGTGAAGGAACGCACCGCCTTTGGGCGCCGCGTCGCTGACTTCCAGAACACCCAGTTCAAACTGGCGGAGATGCATACCAAACTGGAAGTGGCCCGCGCCTACGTGGACCGTTGCCTGGAGCTGCACCTGAAGAAGGAACTGGACGTGCCCACCGCCGCCGGTGCCAAGTACTACGTGTCCGATCTGCAGTGCGAGATTGTCGACGAATGCGTGCAGCTGCACGGTGGCTACGGCTATATGTGGGAGTATCCGGTGGCACGCATGTTCGCTGACTCTCGGGTACAGCGTATCTACGGCGGCACCAATGAGATCATGAAGACCATTATCAGCCGGGCTCTGCTCGCCGGTTGA